In Buchananella sp. 14KM1171, the genomic stretch CAGCCGGACATGGAGGTGGTGATCGAGGCGGGCAACGGCGCCTCCGCAGTGCGGCTCCTCAAGGACCACCCCGTTGACGTGGTCCTCATGGACGTGCGCATGCCGGAGATGGACGGCCTGGAGGCCACCCAGCTCATCACCGAGCGCGGCGACAGCCCGCGCATCATCATCCTGACCACCTTTGACCTGGACGAGTACGTGCTGGCGGCCGTGCGTGCCGGGGCCTCCGGTTTTCTCCTCAAGGACGCCCCGCCGGAGGACATGCTGGAGGCGATCCGCACCGTCCACGCCGGCGATGCAGTGATCGCGCCGTCCTCCACCCGCCGCCTGCTGGCTCACGTGGCCAACCACCTGCCCACGCCCCAAGAGCCCTCCCCGCTGCTGGACAGCCTGACGGACCGCGAGCGCGAGGTGCTGGTGCTGATGGCCCGGGGCAAGTCCAACTCCGAGATCGCCGCTGACCTGTTCGTCGCCGAGGCGACGGTGAAGACCCACGTGGGGCGGGTGCTGGCCAAGCTGGGGGCCCGCGACCGGGTGCAGGCAGTGGTCGCGGCCTACGAGCTGGGCCTGGTGCACCCTGGGGCGTAACTGCGCGACGCGGGCGTCCCACCCTGGTCGGATGGGGCGGCGGCCCCGCAAGAGTTAGCGTCTTGTCAGGAGGTGCAAGCATGCGATCGGCTGTTTCTGGCAAGGGGTTGACCAAGCAATTCAACTCTGCGGTCCCCGTGCACGCCCTGCGCGGGGTGGACGTGGAGATCCCGGCCGGCAAGTTCACCTGCATCATGGGCCCCTCGGGCTCCGGCAAGTCCACCCTGCTGCAGATCCTGGCCGGGATCGCGCAGCCCACCTCCGGCGAGGTGGAGCTGGGCGGGCAGCGCCTCACCGACATGGACGACGACGCCCTGGCCATGGCCCGCCGCCGGGTCGGGTTCGTGTTTCAGCAGTTCAACCTGCTGCCCAACCTGACCGCGCGGCAAAACATTCTCCTGCCCTGCGACCTGGCGGGCACCGCCCCCACCGAGGCCTGGTGGGAGCGGGTGGTGGCGACGCTCAACCTGGCCGAGCGGCTGGAGCACCTGCCAGAGCAGCTGGCGGGCGGCCAGGCGCAGCGCGTTGCTATCGCCCGTGCCATCGTCAACCAGCCCGAGGTGGTGTTTGCCGACGAGCCCACCGGCGCCCTGGACCAGCGTTCCTCCAGCGAGGTGCTGGCGCTGTTGCGCACGCTGGTGCGTGAGTTGGGGCAGACCGTGGTGATGGTGACGCACGACCCGGCCGCCGCCGCCTACGCCGACGAGGTGCTGCTGCTGGCCGACGGTCTCCTGGTGGGCCGCATAGTCAACCCGACCACCACCTCAGTGCTGGCCGGCCTGGAGGCCCTTGGGCAGGGGGCCTACAACTAATGGGCCCCTCCCCGCTGCGCAGGCAGCTCTCCTCGCTCTGGGGGGCGGCGCTGGCGGTCGCGCTGGCAACCACCTTCCTGTCCACCCTGTTACTCGGCATGGGCCAGGTGGGGCGCAGCCTGAACAACGTGATGACGGCGGGCCTGGGCGAGGCCGCCGTGGTGGTGGAGCCCGCCCACCCAATCCCCGACCTTTCGGTCATCACCACCCAACCGGGCGTGAGCGCCGCCCACCGGGTCCACACCATCTGGTGTGCGCTGAGCAAGCCGGGCGAGCAGCCCCCCGCCCAGGTGCGGCAGGACGAGCTGGTTGAGACGCTCGCCTCCGTGGAGTTGCAGGCCAACGCCCCGGTCCCGGAGCTGGAGACCGTTGCCATCCAGCACGGGCACAGCCCCCTGCCGGGCGAGATCGGTTTAACCGCCGTGACGGCCGCAGAGCTGGACCTGGAGCTG encodes the following:
- a CDS encoding response regulator; translated protein: MEPIRVAIVDDQQLVRAGFSLVISSQPDMEVVIEAGNGASAVRLLKDHPVDVVLMDVRMPEMDGLEATQLITERGDSPRIIILTTFDLDEYVLAAVRAGASGFLLKDAPPEDMLEAIRTVHAGDAVIAPSSTRRLLAHVANHLPTPQEPSPLLDSLTDREREVLVLMARGKSNSEIAADLFVAEATVKTHVGRVLAKLGARDRVQAVVAAYELGLVHPGA
- a CDS encoding ABC transporter ATP-binding protein, giving the protein MRSAVSGKGLTKQFNSAVPVHALRGVDVEIPAGKFTCIMGPSGSGKSTLLQILAGIAQPTSGEVELGGQRLTDMDDDALAMARRRVGFVFQQFNLLPNLTARQNILLPCDLAGTAPTEAWWERVVATLNLAERLEHLPEQLAGGQAQRVAIARAIVNQPEVVFADEPTGALDQRSSSEVLALLRTLVRELGQTVVMVTHDPAAAAYADEVLLLADGLLVGRIVNPTTTSVLAGLEALGQGAYN